The DNA sequence GAGGCGCGCAGCTCACCGACGGTGCGGGGGAGATCGTTAGGTGAAGTCACCACTCCACGCTACGACTACATTCCGCGAGCTCGCGTGTCTGTCCCTGACACACCGCCACGAGCTGGCATTTTGCGCGCGCTCGACAGCCGCGAGGGACACCTGCTGCACGCAGTCAGTGCGCGAAGCGTCCGGAGACGTGCTGCACGGCGTCAGTGCGCGAAGTGCCGCGCGCCGGTCAGGTAGAGCGTGACGCCCGCTGCTTCGGCGGCCGCGGTCACCTCGTCGTCACGCACGGATCCACCCGGATGGACCACGGCCCTGACACCCGCGCGAGTCAGCGTCTCCAGACCGTCGGGGAACGGGAAGAACGCATCTGAGGCCGCGACCGCACCGTCGGTTCGGTCCCCCGCCCGCTCCACCGCCAGCCGGGCCGCGTCCACGCGGTTGACCTGCCCCATGCCGACTCCCACCGTCGCGCCGTCGCGCGCGATGACGATCGCGTTGGATTTGACCGCCCGGCAGGTGCGCCACGCGAACACCAGGTCGGCAAGCGTCGTCGGATCCGCCGGCGACCCGGTGGCCAGCGTCCAGTTCAGCGGGTCATCCCCGGCAGCATCCACCGCGTCGCGCTGCTGCATCAACAGCCCGCCGCTGATCTGACGGAACTCGGTCCCACCGACCTGTGGCTCGGATGCCACCAACACGCGGATGTTCTTCTTCTTCGTCAGCACCTCGACCGCGCCCGGTTCGTAGGCCGGGGCGACGATCACCTCGGTGAAGATGCCGGCGACCGTCTCGGCCATCTCGACGGTGACTTCGGCGTTGGCCGCGATCACGCCGCCGAAGGCCGACAGCGGGTCACATTCGTGCGCCTTGCGGTGGGCGTCGGCCACCGACACCGAGGAGATCGCAATGCCGCACGGGTTGGCGTGCTTGATGATCGCGACACAGATGTCTTCGTGGTCGAATGCCGCCCGCCAGGCCGCGTCGGCGTCGGTGTAGTTGTTGTAGGACATCTCCTTGCCGTGCAGTTGCTCGGCCTGCGCCAGACCCGGCCAACCACCGTCGTCGCTGTAGAGTGCAGCGCCCTGGTGCGGGTTCTCCCCGTAGCGCAGCACCGCAGTGCGCCGGAACGTCGCACCGAGCCACGGCGGCAACTGGCCGCCCGTACCCGCCGCGTCGGCGCCCTGTTCCGGCGCCAGCACCGACTCCATCCACGACGCCACAGCGACGTCGTACTCAGCAGTGTGCCGGAACGCCAACGCGGCCAGCTTCTTTCGTTCCGACAGGGTGAATCCGCCGGCCCGCACCGCAGCAAGCACACCGTCGTAGCCGAGCGGATCGACCACGACGGCGACGCTGGGATGATTCTTGGCCGCCGCCCGCACCATCGACGGCCCGCCGATGTCGATCTGCTCGACACACTCGTCGACGTCGGCACCGGAGTTGACGGTCTGGGTGAACGGATACAGATTCACCACGACGAGCTCGAACGGGGCGACCCCCAGACCGGCGAGCGCCGAAACATGCTCGGGCTTACGCTGATCGGCGAGCAGACCGGCGTGCACATGCGGATGCAGCGTCTTGACCCGGCCGTCGAGCACCTCTGGGAACCCGGTGACGGTCTCCACTGGTGTCACCGGAACACCAGCTCCAGCAATGGTTTTGGCGGTCGAACCGGTGGACACGATGTCGACCCCGGCGGCGTGCAGCCCCTGCGCCAACGGCACCAATCCAGTCTTGTCGTACACGCTGATCAGTGCGCGGCGGATGCGCCGCCGACCGTCCTCGCTCATCCTATGGTCGCCTTTCGTCCGGTCCAGGTCACGCCGCGGGTGGCCAGCGCATCGAGGACATCCACCAGAAGCTGTCGCTCCACCACTTTGATCCGTTCGTGCAGGGTGGCTTCGTCGTCATCGTCGAGCACCGGCACGGCCTGCTGCGCCAGGATCGGCCCGGTGTCGGTGCCGTCGTCGACCAGGTGCACACTGCAGCCGGTCACCTTGACCCCGTAGGCCAACGCATCGGGAACCGCGTGGGCGCCGGGAAAAGCCGGCAGAAGCGCCGGGTGGGTGTTGACGACCCGCGCGGGAAATCGGGAAAGAAATTGCGCGCCAAGAATCTTCATGAACCCGGCGGACACCACCAGGTCCGGTTCGTGAGCCGCCGTCGCCTCGGTGAGGGCGGCATCCCAGGAAACGCGGTCCGGGTAGTCGCCGAGACGCACCGTGAACGTCGGCACCGACGCGTCCGCAGCGACATCGAGGGCGCGGCACGCCCGGTCGGTGCCGACCGCGACGACCCGGGCCGGGTAGTCGTCGACGGCTGACTTGAGCAGTGTTTCGAGTAACGAACCGGTGCCCGACGCCAGCACCACCAGCCGCGCCGGTGCGCTCGGGGGCACACGGACCTCAGGCTGCACGCCAGAGAGCCTAATAGGTGATCATTCAGTGCCGCGTCTGTGGTCGCCTGGTTCGTCTACGACACTGCGGCCATCTGCTTCGTCTACGACACCCCGGCCATTTGCTTCGTCTACGACGAAGTGCTCCTCGGGGTCCTCCACGACACCCCAGCCCGCTGCTTCGTCTACGACGCTCCGGCGATCTGCTTCGTCTACGACACCCCGGCCATTGGCTTCGTCTACGACGCTCCGGTGATCTGCTTCGTCTACGACGAAGTGCTCCTCGGGGTCGATTTCCTCGAGATCCATCTCCTCGCGATCGGGCTTGCGGCGCCCCGACTCCCCCATCGCAGCGGCAGCCGGCTCCCCTGAGGTGACGTCCACCTGCTCGGTGGCCGGGGACTCGGCCGCCCGCATCTCCCCGCCCGACCGCACCTCGTCGGCGTCGGCGACCAAGACATCATCGGACTCGTCCCGCGGAGTCGGCTCCGGCTCGGACTTCACAGCCGGCCGGCGCACCCGCGGCGCCAGGCCCCCCGACATCGCCACGGTCAACCCACCGATGCCGGCGAACCACAGAAAGACTGCCGGCCCGAACGTCGCCTGGTCGACTCCGACCTCACCGAAATTGCCCAATGTCCCACCGCCGGCATAGCCCAGCACGGCCATGGTCACCGCTGCCAGCGCCGCCGCCACCGCCACCTTCGCCAGCGCGGTCAGCGGGGGCAGCGGCCGGCGGGCGCACTGCTGGCCGAGCGCGACTCCGGACACAGCGGCGACGATCATCAACGCAACCCAGACCGGCCCCAGAGGTGGGGTGGGCGCCGCGGCGAGTATCGGAAGCGCAGGGATGTCGCCGCCGAAAACCGTGAACGAGCTGAACGTCGCCAGTCCCACATGCGCGCTGCTCCCTACAACGACTGCCGCCGCGCCCACCATGACGTTCGGTACGTACAGCACCGAAAGCACAGTCAGGCTGAGCTGACCGAACACCGAGTCGGTGATCGCATACAGCTCGTGCATCGTCGACCAGTGCACGACCAGCGACCCGGCGGTGATCACTCCGGACAGCCCCATCAGCGCCAACACCCCGGCCGCGGCAGCGCGAACCGCGTCGAACAACCAGCTCGGCAGCGGTGACGACCTCAGCAACCGCCGCCCGATCCGGGAACCGACCCCCGCCACGGCGCCGATCGCGTGCACGACCAGCACCCCGCCGAACGCGCGCAGCGCATCGGGCGTCTGCAGATCGGTCAGAACCGACGCGGCGTCATGGATGACCGCCAGACAGAGCGCCGCGATCAGAATCGGGCCGCCGATCGCCGAAGCCACCACCCAGCGCATGACGAACCAGGATGCGCTCGTCGTGGCGGCGGCCGTTGTGCGTGCGGTGCCGTAGATCATCGCCAGCACCGGTAGCAACGGCATCACCCCGAGCGCACTGCCCGCGATCGAGACGGGAACCTGGTGCACGGCCAGCCACATGCTGGCGATCGCGCCGAACGCGCCGGTCATGTCGCTGTTGGCGATCAACAGCTGAAGCAGCACCACCGCGGCGATGACGACAAGCGCCACGATCGACGGCCCGAAGGCGACCCGGAGCAGATCACGCGCCTGCCGGGTTCCGCTTGCCGGGCGGGGGGCGCCTCCCGGGTGCGGTCGTCTGGTCACGGGTGAAGTCGCTCCTCGCGAAAGCTCGGGCGCACGCCTCACGCGCACGCGCGGCTCAGACTACGACGACGACTGATCCGACTGCGGCGATGGCGACTGGTGTTGCGCAGGAACTTGGGTCGTCGGCGCGTTGCTCGCCGGCGGCTGGCCGTACGTCGGGTATCCGGTCGGCGGAGTCGGAGGGCCCGACTGCGAGGACGGGCCGGACTGCGGCGACGGCGCGGACCCCGACGACGCCGGGAAGCCGCCGGTGGACGGGCCGGTGCTGGGGTAGCCGCCGTAGGGCGTCGGATAGCCGGGACGCCCCTGCTGCTGCGGCTGACCCTGGTGCTGCCCCTGCGGCTGACCGTAGTAGTGCCCGGGGTACTGACCGAAGTGCTGCGGCTGGTCGTAGCGCGGCCGCGGTGCGGGTGCGCTGAGAATGCCGGACTGGAACAACACCACCACGACGGCGACCGCAGCCTGCAGCAGCGTGAACGCGATCACCAGGTAGAGGCCCCAGTCGACGGTCGCTCCACTGGGCTTCTTGATCACCTCGGCGATGACGAGCAGGAAGGCCAGCACCGCGCCGACCGCCGCGATCGGCGTGTAATTCGGCTGCTTGGGCAGCAGGCTCAAACCCGAAAGCAGTCCTGCCAGCACCGCCGCGATGACCGCGAACAGCAATCCCAGCGAGCTTCCGCTGAGCTGGCCCAGGCCGGGGAAATCCGAAGCGGTGATGGTGAACTGCGGCGCGAACCCGGCCAGGTACACCAGCAGACCCAGCGCGGCGACGGCCCCGCTGAGATATGCCGGCAGCTTGCTGGGGCCCTCAGCGCCCGGACCGCTGTCGGGCACCCTGCTGAACTGCTGGGTCGGCGCGGCGAACTGATTGGTCTGCGGCTGCGTGGGCTGGTAACCGGGGCCTCCGGGCGCGCCTTGGGGGTACGACATGGCCTCTCCTGTGCGATACGGGCACCGCATCGTCGGCGACGGAGCGGTGCTGACACGGTCCACCGACGGGGCGATGGACAGCGTGGGCGATTCGGTCACCCACGCTAGCGCACCCCCAGGGGGCCCCTTCTGCACCTGGGCCCACGCCCGGGACTCACAGCGAACTCACAACATCACCGCCGGTGAGGGGCATTCGTCGCCAGCACACGGTCTGCGCTGCGCAGGGGCCCCCTTGCGGTCCGGTATTGGAACACGTTCTAATTCTTCACATGGACTTTGGATTGGTGCTGTTCACCTCCGATCGCGGGATCACGCCGGCGGCCGCGGCCAAGCTGGCCGACGATCACGGCTTCACCACGTTCTATGTGCCCGAACACACCCACATCCCCATCAAGCGCCAAGCCGCACACCCCACGACCGGTGACGACTCACTGCCCGACGACCGCTACATGCGCACGTTGGACCCCTGGGTGTCGCTGGGCGCCGCGTGTGCGGTGACGTCCCGGGTTCGGCTGTCCACGGCGGTGGCGCTGCCCGTCGAGCACGACCCGATCACGCTGGCCAAGTCGATCGCGACCCTCGATCATCTGTCCGGCGGCCGGGTTTCCCTCGGCGTCGGCTTCGGCTGGAACACCGACGAACTGGCCGACCACAATGTGCCGCCGGGCCGGCGGCGCACCATGCTGCGCGAGTACCTGGAGGCGATGCGTGCGCTGTGGACTCAGGAGGAGGCCGAGTATCACGGCGAGTTCGTCGACTTCGGCCCGTCCTGGGCCTGGCCGAAACCCGTGCAGTCGCATGTCCCTGTCCTCGTCGGCGCTGCGGGCACCGAGAAGAACTTCAAGTGGATCGCCCGGTCCGCCGACGGTTGGATCACCACGCCCCGCGACTTCGACATCGATGCGCCGGTGAAACTGCTGCAGGACACCTGGGCCGGCGCCGGGCGCGAGGGCGCCCCGCAGGTGGTGGCGCTGGACTTCAAACCCGACCCGGACAAGCTGGCCCGGTGGCGCGACCTCGGGGTGACCGAGGTGCTGTTCGGGCTGCCCGACCGTAGCCCCGACGATGTCGCGGCCTATGTCGAACGCCTCGCCGGAAAGCTCACCGCCCTGGTCTGAGCGACGTCGCACCGCTCCGACGGGTAACGCCACCCCCGCGGCGCCGCGATAATCCAGGTGTGACGACGACGTTGATCCGGCGGGGCGCCGCGGCAGCAGGTGCGGCCCTGGTCGCGCTGACGGTGGGCTGCGCCGACGCGGCCGCCGACCCGCCGCCGCAGATGCCCGACCTGTCGGGGTACCCGGCCGTCGACACGGCGCAGTACATGCAGAGCTATCCCCGGTTCACCGGGTTCGACTTCGTCACGCCCGACGGACAGCTGTGCAGTCACAACACCATGAACTCACTCGACGACCCGAACCGGTTGACCCTGTCGTGCGAGGGGCCGCGACCGGACCTCGGACCCGGGACCTGGCAGGTTCTTGTGGCGACCGACGAACCGGCGACCGTCACCCCGTCGTATCCACCGCTGGACCCGGCCACGATCGCCGCCTCGGGCGTCAAGCAGCTGCCTCCGGGCCACAAGATCGTCCATCGCGACATCGAGTGCGGGGTCGACGATTCCGGGATGACGGCCTGCCGCGTGGGTGAGCACGGCTTCGTCCTGACCCCGACCGCGACGACCTTGTTCTGACCGTCGGCGACTACCGCAGCAGTGCGCGGTTGCCGTTCTCGGTGGACGTGACCGTGACTGCGGCCCCCAGCGGGTCGGCCTCGGCCAGGACCGCGACGAGGTCGGGGTCCTCACTGGTCGCCATGAAGCGGGAGCCGTCCGCGTCGAGACGCCCGACGATGATGCCTGTGCGCACGGGCCAGTCGTGGCGCACCGAATAGGTCTCGATCGTGCCCGTCCCGTCGGCGCGCTTGGTCACCGGCACCGTCGGCAGCGCGACGACCTGCGCATTGAGCTCAGCGCTGCGGGACTGCCGCCACGGCGCCGGTTCGGCCGAGTAGACACCGGCCGAGTACTTGCTGGCGATCCCGCCGTTGGCGCCGACGAAGCCGAATCGACCCGGGGTGTCGCGCATCCGGGCGACGGTTTCCGCGATTGCGTGCAACGAATAGCTGTTGCCGGGGCCACCGAAGTACGGCAGTCCCCCGGTGAGGGTCAGGCCACGGGGGTCGTCGGGCGCCAGACCCAGCGCGTCGCAGATCACGAACACCGGGAACGGGAAGCAGCTGTAGAGGTCGAAGGTGGCGACCTGGTCGACATCGATGCCGGCCACCCGCAGCGCCTCGTGGGCCGCCATCGCCGATGCCGGGGCGGCACCGAGGTCCGCACGGTCGAGAAGGGGCTGCTCCACCACATCGGAGTGGCCGTGCAGATAAACCCAGTTACGTTCCGGCACACCGAGTCTGCGCGCAGCGGCAACCGAGGTCACGATGGCGGCAGCCCCCTGGTTGACGGTGTCGCGGGCCACCAGAAGACGCGGATAGGGGTCGCAGATCATCCGGTTCTCGTCGGTGACGGTCTCGATCTCCTCCACCGACCGTTCCACCGGTGACGACGAGAACGGGTTCTTGGCAGCAACTTTCGACATCGGTGCAAACAGTTCGGCCATCTCCCGGCGGTACCGGGCGACGCTGTGGCCGAGCCGCGCCCGCCGCGCGTTGTCGAGCAGCCCGTACTGCACCGGTGCGCCCGTCAGGCCGTGCGCAACGGTGTATTCGTCGATGTAGCTGAAGATCTGGTGGCCGCGGTCCTCCAGCTGGCCGTCGATGTTCTCGGTGAAGTCTGGCTTGTCGTCGCGGTCGGCGAAGTACTTGGCAGTGGAGCCGGCCTCGGAGCCCATGATCATCACCACGTCGGCCTCGCCGGCGACGATGGTGTTGCCCGCCTCGGTGACGAGCTTCTGCGGGCTCTGGCCGCCCACCGGTTCGAGCACCACCCGGGCGGGGTCGCCGCCGATGCGTCGCATCACCGAGCGGGGATAGTTGTTCGACTTCCCCAGCACGGCCGGCATCGGCCCGGAAATCTCGAACTGCCGCAACCCGAACACCGTGTCGATGGCGGCAGCTACCTGAACAGCGTCGGCGTCGGTGTCCTGCAGCGCCGCGCGGGCCGCGGCGGTGGCCAGCTCAACTGCGGACATGCCCCGGTAGTCGGGATCGTCGATGCGTTCGGTGAACTGTCCGACGCCGATGATGACCGGCGTGCGCTCGTCAACTGCCATGTTCCGCTCCTCTTGAGTTACTTCGAGAGGCTAATAGAACGTGTTCTTGTCGGGCGACTCGGGGCGGCGGATCACAGTGTGTGCCGGTGCCCGAAACGTGTGCCGGGACCTGAAACGCGTGCCGATGCCCGAACGCGAGCCGGTGCTCGAGACGCGTGCCGGTGCCCGAGACGCGTGCCGGGACCTGAAACGCGTGCCGGTGCCCGGAACGCGACATCGCACACGCGCCGGGGCACGTGTGCGATGTCGGATGACGTTTTCAGCGCCGCGACCGTACGGTTTCTGACGGAAAATCGAGGATTCCCGTCACAAACCGTACGTTCGCCGGACGCCTACTGAGATTCGAGGATCTCGCGGGCGAGCCTGGCCGTCTCCGACGGCGTCTTGCCCACCTTCACGCCGGCGGCCTCGAGGGCCTCCTTCTTGGCGGCGGCGGTGCCCGACGACCCGGACACGATGGCCCCGGCGTGGCCCATGGTCTTGCCCTCCGGCGCGGTGAAGCCCGCGACGTAGCCGACCACCGGCTTGGAGACGTTGGCCTTGACGTAGTCGGCGGCACGCTCCTCGGCGTCACCACCGATCTCGCCGATCATGACGATGACCTTGGTCTCGGGATCCTTCTCGAACGCCTCGATGGCGTCGATGTGGGTGGTGCCGATGACCGGGTCGCCGCCGATGCCGATGGCGGTGGAGAACCCGAGATCGCGGAGCTCGTACATCATCTGGTAGGTCAGCGTGCCCGACTTCGACACCAGACCGATCGGACCCTTGCCGGTGATGTTGTTCGGCGTGATGCCGACCAGCGACTCACCGGGGGTGATGATGCCCGGGCAGTTGGGGCCGATGATGCGGGTCTTCTGCCCCTTCTCGACGTTATAGGCCCACGCATACGCCGTGTCCTGCACCGGGATGCCCTCGGTGATGACCACCAGCAGCGGGATCTCGGCGTCGATGGCCTCGATGATGGCGTCCTTGGCGAACTTCGGCGGCACGAAGGCGATCGACACATCCGCGCCGGTCTCCTTCATGGCCTCGGCGACGCTGCCGAACACCGGCAGTTCGATCTGCTTGCCGTCTTTGTCTTCGTGCGTGACGGTCGTGCCGGCCTTGCGCGCGTTGACACCGCCCACGATCTGGGTGCCGGCCTTGAGCATCAGCTTGGTGTGCTTGGTGCCCTCGCCGCCGGTGATGCCCTGGACGATGACCTTGGAGTCCTTGTTGAGGAAGATAGACATTCTGTTGCGCCCCTACTTGTTCGCCAGCTCGGCGGCCTTGTCGGCGCCGGAGTCCATGGTGTCGGCCTGGATGACCAGAGGATGGTTGGCCTCGGCCAGAATCCGGCGGCCCTCGTCGACGTTGTTGCCGTCGAGGCGGACGACGAGCGGCTTGTTGGCCTCGTCGCCGAGGATCTTGAGCGCATTGACGATGCCGTTGGCAACCGCGTCGCAGGCGGTGATGCCGCCGAACACGTTGACGAAGACGCTCTTGACCTGCTCGTCGCCCAGGATGACGTCCAGCCCGTTGGCCATCACCTCGGCCGACGCACCGCCGCCGATGTCGAGGAAGTTCGCGGGCTTGACCCCGTTGTGCTTCTCTCCGGCGTAGGCGACGACGTCGAGAGTGGACATCACCAAACCCGCGCCGTTGCCGATGATGCCGACCTCACCGTCGAGCTTGACGTAGTTGAGGTCGTTCTCCTTGGCCTTGAGCTCGAGCGGATCGGTGGCGTCCTTGTCCTCGAACTCGGCGTGCTCGGGGTGGCGGAAGTCGGCGTTGGCGTCGAGGGTGACCTTGCCGTCCAGCGCCAGGATCTGGTCGTCCGGCGTCCGGACGAGGGGGTTGACCTCGACCAGGGTGGCGTCCTCTTTGACGAACACCTCCCACAGCTTGGCGATCGTCACGGCCGCGGCGTCGAGCACCTCGGCGGGCAGGTGGCCCTTCTCGGCGATCTCGCGGGCGAACGCCTCGTCGACACCCTTGGTCGCGTCGACGGGGATGCGGGCCAGCCGGTCGGGCTTGGTGGCGGCGACCTCTTCGATCTCCACACCACCCTCGACCGAACACATCGCCAGGTAGGTGCGGTTGGCGCGGTCCAGCAGGAAGGAGATGTAGTACTCCTCGGCGATGTCGCTGGCCTCGGCGACCAGCAACTTCTTGACGACGTGCCCCTTGATGTCCAGGCCGAGGATGTTCGACGCGTGGGTGAACGCGTCATCGGGGGTGGCGGCGTACTTCACGCCACCGGCTTTGCCGCGACCACCGGTCTTGACCTGCGCTTTGACCATGACGGGCCGCCCGATCTCGGTGGCGATCGCCTTGGCGTCGTCGGCCGAGTCGGTCACCCGGCCCGGGGTCGTGGGAACGTTGTGCTTGGCGAACAGCTCTTTCGCCTGATA is a window from the Mycolicibacterium poriferae genome containing:
- a CDS encoding acetyl-CoA acetyltransferase → MAVDERTPVIIGVGQFTERIDDPDYRGMSAVELATAAARAALQDTDADAVQVAAAIDTVFGLRQFEISGPMPAVLGKSNNYPRSVMRRIGGDPARVVLEPVGGQSPQKLVTEAGNTIVAGEADVVMIMGSEAGSTAKYFADRDDKPDFTENIDGQLEDRGHQIFSYIDEYTVAHGLTGAPVQYGLLDNARRARLGHSVARYRREMAELFAPMSKVAAKNPFSSSPVERSVEEIETVTDENRMICDPYPRLLVARDTVNQGAAAIVTSVAAARRLGVPERNWVYLHGHSDVVEQPLLDRADLGAAPASAMAAHEALRVAGIDVDQVATFDLYSCFPFPVFVICDALGLAPDDPRGLTLTGGLPYFGGPGNSYSLHAIAETVARMRDTPGRFGFVGANGGIASKYSAGVYSAEPAPWRQSRSAELNAQVVALPTVPVTKRADGTGTIETYSVRHDWPVRTGIIVGRLDADGSRFMATSEDPDLVAVLAEADPLGAAVTVTSTENGNRALLR
- the purN gene encoding phosphoribosylglycinamide formyltransferase encodes the protein MQPEVRVPPSAPARLVVLASGTGSLLETLLKSAVDDYPARVVAVGTDRACRALDVAADASVPTFTVRLGDYPDRVSWDAALTEATAAHEPDLVVSAGFMKILGAQFLSRFPARVVNTHPALLPAFPGAHAVPDALAYGVKVTGCSVHLVDDGTDTGPILAQQAVPVLDDDDEATLHERIKVVERQLLVDVLDALATRGVTWTGRKATIG
- a CDS encoding LLM class F420-dependent oxidoreductase, with the translated sequence MDFGLVLFTSDRGITPAAAAKLADDHGFTTFYVPEHTHIPIKRQAAHPTTGDDSLPDDRYMRTLDPWVSLGAACAVTSRVRLSTAVALPVEHDPITLAKSIATLDHLSGGRVSLGVGFGWNTDELADHNVPPGRRRTMLREYLEAMRALWTQEEAEYHGEFVDFGPSWAWPKPVQSHVPVLVGAAGTEKNFKWIARSADGWITTPRDFDIDAPVKLLQDTWAGAGREGAPQVVALDFKPDPDKLARWRDLGVTEVLFGLPDRSPDDVAAYVERLAGKLTALV
- the sucC gene encoding ADP-forming succinate--CoA ligase subunit beta → MDLFEYQAKELFAKHNVPTTPGRVTDSADDAKAIATEIGRPVMVKAQVKTGGRGKAGGVKYAATPDDAFTHASNILGLDIKGHVVKKLLVAEASDIAEEYYISFLLDRANRTYLAMCSVEGGVEIEEVAATKPDRLARIPVDATKGVDEAFAREIAEKGHLPAEVLDAAAVTIAKLWEVFVKEDATLVEVNPLVRTPDDQILALDGKVTLDANADFRHPEHAEFEDKDATDPLELKAKENDLNYVKLDGEVGIIGNGAGLVMSTLDVVAYAGEKHNGVKPANFLDIGGGASAEVMANGLDVILGDEQVKSVFVNVFGGITACDAVANGIVNALKILGDEANKPLVVRLDGNNVDEGRRILAEANHPLVIQADTMDSGADKAAELANK
- the sucD gene encoding succinate--CoA ligase subunit alpha, coding for MSIFLNKDSKVIVQGITGGEGTKHTKLMLKAGTQIVGGVNARKAGTTVTHEDKDGKQIELPVFGSVAEAMKETGADVSIAFVPPKFAKDAIIEAIDAEIPLLVVITEGIPVQDTAYAWAYNVEKGQKTRIIGPNCPGIITPGESLVGITPNNITGKGPIGLVSKSGTLTYQMMYELRDLGFSTAIGIGGDPVIGTTHIDAIEAFEKDPETKVIVMIGEIGGDAEERAADYVKANVSKPVVGYVAGFTAPEGKTMGHAGAIVSGSSGTAAAKKEALEAAGVKVGKTPSETARLAREILESQ
- the purH gene encoding bifunctional phosphoribosylaminoimidazolecarboxamide formyltransferase/IMP cyclohydrolase → MSEDGRRRIRRALISVYDKTGLVPLAQGLHAAGVDIVSTGSTAKTIAGAGVPVTPVETVTGFPEVLDGRVKTLHPHVHAGLLADQRKPEHVSALAGLGVAPFELVVVNLYPFTQTVNSGADVDECVEQIDIGGPSMVRAAAKNHPSVAVVVDPLGYDGVLAAVRAGGFTLSERKKLAALAFRHTAEYDVAVASWMESVLAPEQGADAAGTGGQLPPWLGATFRRTAVLRYGENPHQGAALYSDDGGWPGLAQAEQLHGKEMSYNNYTDADAAWRAAFDHEDICVAIIKHANPCGIAISSVSVADAHRKAHECDPLSAFGGVIAANAEVTVEMAETVAGIFTEVIVAPAYEPGAVEVLTKKKNIRVLVASEPQVGGTEFRQISGGLLMQQRDAVDAAGDDPLNWTLATGSPADPTTLADLVFAWRTCRAVKSNAIVIARDGATVGVGMGQVNRVDAARLAVERAGDRTDGAVAASDAFFPFPDGLETLTRAGVRAVVHPGGSVRDDEVTAAAEAAGVTLYLTGARHFAH
- a CDS encoding cell division protein PerM translates to MTRRPHPGGAPRPASGTRQARDLLRVAFGPSIVALVVIAAVVLLQLLIANSDMTGAFGAIASMWLAVHQVPVSIAGSALGVMPLLPVLAMIYGTARTTAAATTSASWFVMRWVVASAIGGPILIAALCLAVIHDAASVLTDLQTPDALRAFGGVLVVHAIGAVAGVGSRIGRRLLRSSPLPSWLFDAVRAAAAGVLALMGLSGVITAGSLVVHWSTMHELYAITDSVFGQLSLTVLSVLYVPNVMVGAAAVVVGSSAHVGLATFSSFTVFGGDIPALPILAAAPTPPLGPVWVALMIVAAVSGVALGQQCARRPLPPLTALAKVAVAAALAAVTMAVLGYAGGGTLGNFGEVGVDQATFGPAVFLWFAGIGGLTVAMSGGLAPRVRRPAVKSEPEPTPRDESDDVLVADADEVRSGGEMRAAESPATEQVDVTSGEPAAAAMGESGRRKPDREEMDLEEIDPEEHFVVDEADHRSVVDEANGRGVVDEADRRSVVDEAAGWGVVEDPEEHFVVDEANGRGVVDEADGRSVVDEPGDHRRGTE
- a CDS encoding DUF5336 domain-containing protein, whose product is MSYPQGAPGGPGYQPTQPQTNQFAAPTQQFSRVPDSGPGAEGPSKLPAYLSGAVAALGLLVYLAGFAPQFTITASDFPGLGQLSGSSLGLLFAVIAAVLAGLLSGLSLLPKQPNYTPIAAVGAVLAFLLVIAEVIKKPSGATVDWGLYLVIAFTLLQAAVAVVVVLFQSGILSAPAPRPRYDQPQHFGQYPGHYYGQPQGQHQGQPQQQGRPGYPTPYGGYPSTGPSTGGFPASSGSAPSPQSGPSSQSGPPTPPTGYPTYGQPPASNAPTTQVPAQHQSPSPQSDQSSS